In Thermoflexus sp., the following proteins share a genomic window:
- a CDS encoding regulatory protein RecX produces the protein MGGRITGLRALKSGRVAVYLDGRRAFRLTAVEAARLRPGQVLTDEEIRQLLERDLREQAHEIALRFLSYRPRSEREVADHLRRKGFDARTVEAELERLRRVGLVDDRAFARFWVESRTAFRPRSRRALQAELRRKGVPLAIIREVLQETSPDERALALRLARERARRLRGLDPLTFRRRLAAYLIRRGFEGELVMEILRTMEQEEGEDLNE, from the coding sequence ATGGGCGGTCGGATCACCGGTTTGCGAGCGCTGAAAAGCGGCCGCGTGGCCGTTTATCTGGATGGCCGTCGGGCGTTCCGGCTGACGGCCGTGGAGGCCGCGCGGCTGCGCCCGGGCCAGGTGCTCACCGATGAGGAGATCCGCCAGCTCCTGGAGCGGGATCTCCGGGAACAGGCCCATGAGATCGCCCTCCGGTTCCTGAGTTATCGCCCCCGCAGCGAACGGGAGGTCGCCGACCACCTGCGCCGGAAGGGCTTCGACGCCCGGACCGTGGAAGCGGAGCTGGAACGGCTTCGGCGCGTGGGGCTGGTGGATGATCGGGCCTTCGCCCGGTTCTGGGTGGAGAGTCGGACCGCGTTCCGGCCGCGCAGCCGCCGGGCCCTCCAGGCCGAGCTCCGGCGCAAAGGCGTTCCCCTCGCCATCATCCGGGAGGTCCTCCAGGAGACCTCTCCCGATGAACGTGCCCTCGCCCTGCGCCTGGCCCGGGAACGGGCCCGGCGGTTGCGGGGTCTGGATCCCCTCACCTTCCGACGGCGCCTGGCCGCATACCTCATCCGCCGGGGGTTCGAGGGGGAGCTGGTGATGGAGATCCTCCGAACTATGGAGCAGGAGGAGGGGGAAGATCTGAATGAGTAG
- the recA gene encoding recombinase RecA, with protein sequence MGNDARRKALETAVLTLTKRFGEGTIMRLGEAAQQPVDVIPTGSLALDLALGVGGIPRGRITEIYGPEASGKTTLCLHVIAEAQKRGGIAAFIDMEHALDPQYAQRCGVDVDNLYVAQPDTGEQALEIAETLIRSGAVDVVVVDSVAALVPRAEIEGEMGDAHVGLQARLMSQALRKLAGAIRQSNTAMLFTNQLRMKIGTMFGNPETTTGGMALKFYASVRLEIRRLQNLKAGGEIIGSRVRVRVTKNKVAPPFREAEFDILYNEGISKAGDILDLATELGLVTKRGTFFMYGDTRLGQGRENAREFLKAHPELLEELERQIRENAARAASLKRLGVSAEGAEEAAPILEAE encoded by the coding sequence ATGGGGAACGACGCGCGGCGAAAGGCCCTGGAGACCGCGGTGTTAACGCTGACGAAACGATTTGGAGAAGGAACGATCATGCGCCTGGGGGAGGCGGCGCAGCAGCCGGTGGACGTGATCCCCACGGGCTCCCTGGCCCTGGATCTGGCCTTAGGCGTAGGGGGGATCCCCCGAGGGCGGATCACCGAGATCTACGGCCCGGAGGCTTCCGGGAAGACGACCCTCTGTCTCCATGTCATCGCTGAAGCTCAGAAACGGGGCGGGATCGCGGCGTTCATCGATATGGAGCATGCCCTCGATCCCCAGTATGCCCAGCGATGCGGCGTGGATGTCGATAACCTGTATGTGGCACAGCCGGACACCGGGGAGCAGGCCCTGGAGATCGCGGAGACCCTGATCCGCAGCGGGGCCGTGGATGTCGTGGTGGTGGACTCGGTGGCGGCGCTGGTGCCACGGGCGGAGATCGAGGGGGAGATGGGCGACGCCCACGTGGGGCTCCAGGCGCGCCTGATGAGCCAGGCCCTGCGCAAGCTCGCCGGGGCCATCCGCCAGTCCAACACGGCGATGCTCTTCACCAACCAGCTGCGGATGAAGATCGGCACGATGTTCGGCAACCCGGAGACCACCACCGGCGGCATGGCCCTCAAGTTCTACGCCTCGGTCCGCCTGGAGATCCGTCGCCTGCAGAATCTGAAAGCGGGCGGCGAGATCATCGGCAGCCGGGTCCGGGTTCGGGTGACGAAGAACAAGGTGGCTCCGCCCTTCCGCGAGGCGGAGTTCGATATCCTCTACAATGAGGGGATCAGCAAGGCCGGGGATATCCTGGATCTGGCGACCGAGCTGGGGCTGGTCACGAAGCGGGGCACTTTCTTTATGTATGGAGACACCCGCCTGGGGCAGGGCCGGGAGAACGCCCGCGAGTTTCTGAAAGCCCATCCGGAATTGCTGGAGGAGCTGGAGCGCCAGATCCGGGAAAACGCCGCCCGTGCGGCCTCCCTCAAACGCCTGGGGGTGAGCGCGGAGGGCGCCGAGGAGGCCGCTCCCATCCTGGAGGCCGAATAA
- a CDS encoding AI-2E family transporter: MRVPRLVLFLVAFAALIYVTERLWQLFSMFADLVRMLALAWLLAYVLHPLVAWLDRGPFPEPWLEGLIRRGAPLQLRVLTRFRIPYPIGATLVYTGLLAAILIGLLLGVPLLVPQALELTTLLTSYLQKAPEILVELQRDLAARLNVPVESLAILPSREAWQDLARLGAGWVLPILVETARRIGGGLVEFLLILALSYYTMLDWRNLSRQILALIPPAYHDEIRATAAILDRTFGGFLRGQLLIALINGLMTFGVMVAFGAPFAGLIALLAGLVILIPLIGAPIALWGPPLTFWLRGEWSAGLWMWIVLLIYQQILFHFLVPRMLGEATGLPPLLTLIAILVGVRLLGFWGFIFAIPVAGAGYSLAFLLLNSQGAPTRAPEPSAGSPSTDPIEDRK, encoded by the coding sequence GTGCGAGTTCCCCGCCTGGTGCTGTTCCTGGTCGCCTTCGCGGCGCTCATTTACGTCACGGAGCGGTTGTGGCAGCTATTCAGCATGTTCGCCGACCTGGTCCGCATGCTGGCCCTGGCCTGGCTGCTGGCCTACGTGTTGCATCCTCTGGTGGCCTGGCTGGATCGCGGGCCGTTTCCCGAGCCATGGCTGGAGGGCCTGATCCGCCGGGGGGCACCTCTGCAGCTCCGCGTCCTCACGCGCTTCCGGATCCCCTACCCCATCGGCGCCACGCTGGTTTACACCGGCCTGCTCGCAGCGATCCTGATCGGCCTGCTGCTGGGAGTGCCCCTGCTGGTTCCCCAGGCCCTGGAGCTCACGACGCTGCTCACTTCCTATCTTCAGAAGGCGCCGGAGATCCTGGTGGAGCTCCAGCGGGATCTGGCCGCGCGCCTCAACGTCCCGGTGGAATCCCTGGCGATCCTTCCCTCCCGGGAAGCCTGGCAGGATCTGGCGCGGCTGGGGGCCGGGTGGGTGCTGCCGATCCTGGTGGAAACCGCGCGGCGGATCGGGGGCGGGCTGGTGGAATTCCTGCTGATCCTGGCATTGAGCTATTATACGATGCTGGACTGGCGCAACCTTTCCCGGCAGATCCTCGCGCTGATCCCCCCGGCGTATCACGACGAGATCCGGGCGACCGCGGCGATCCTGGATCGCACCTTCGGGGGTTTCCTCCGGGGGCAATTGCTGATTGCGCTGATCAACGGGCTGATGACCTTTGGGGTGATGGTGGCCTTTGGCGCTCCTTTTGCTGGCCTGATCGCCTTGCTCGCAGGGCTGGTCATCCTGATCCCCCTCATCGGAGCGCCCATCGCCCTCTGGGGGCCTCCGCTCACCTTCTGGCTCCGGGGGGAGTGGAGCGCCGGGCTCTGGATGTGGATCGTCCTGCTGATCTACCAGCAGATCCTTTTTCATTTCCTGGTCCCCCGCATGCTGGGGGAGGCCACCGGGTTACCCCCCTTGCTGACGCTGATCGCCATTCTCGTGGGAGTGCGCCTCCTCGGCTTCTGGGGATTCATCTTCGCCATCCCGGTAGCCGGCGCCGGATACAGCCTGGCGTTTCTGCTGCTGAACTCCCAGGGCGCTCCTACCCGAGCGCCGGAGCCGTCCGCGGGATCACCGTCCACTGATCCGATCGAAGATCGTAAATGA
- a CDS encoding SH3 domain-containing protein, with the protein MNMRTKIGKIGIGMIGWLAACQMGRPSIPSTPTASPVPPQQAPTPTFTPAPPTLQGPFTVVLVPPTDQLNVRAGPGPDQPILTTLPPNASGLFLTGKEETVAGARWVEVRLPDGRIGWVNAMFLTPEVSLQAFCADPQVSALLDRLEAAIRGRDGPALAALISPIHGLRIHVSRISDPVLIRPEQAATLFTDETPIRWGVHPASATEIVGPFRQAVLPDLLDVIGRPHERHCGLLVPPVTYQPAWPEFYQGFRFYSLHRPGTPGNELDWRTWVVGIAYMNGHPYVAVLMQFFWEP; encoded by the coding sequence ATGAACATGAGGACGAAGATCGGGAAGATCGGCATCGGGATGATCGGGTGGCTGGCCGCATGTCAGATGGGCCGCCCGTCCATCCCTTCCACCCCGACGGCTTCGCCGGTCCCTCCCCAGCAGGCGCCTACACCAACCTTTACGCCCGCGCCCCCCACTCTTCAGGGGCCCTTCACCGTGGTCCTGGTTCCACCCACGGATCAGCTGAATGTGCGCGCCGGGCCGGGGCCCGATCAGCCGATCCTGACGACGTTGCCCCCGAACGCTTCCGGCCTGTTCCTCACCGGAAAGGAGGAGACCGTTGCGGGCGCCCGCTGGGTGGAGGTCCGCCTTCCCGACGGACGGATCGGCTGGGTGAACGCGATGTTCCTCACCCCGGAGGTGTCCCTCCAGGCGTTCTGCGCGGACCCCCAGGTGAGCGCGTTGCTGGACCGGCTGGAGGCGGCCATCCGGGGGCGAGACGGCCCGGCGCTCGCGGCGCTGATCAGCCCCATCCATGGGTTGCGCATCCACGTCAGCCGCATCAGCGATCCCGTCCTGATCCGACCGGAGCAGGCGGCCACCCTCTTCACCGATGAGACGCCCATCCGCTGGGGCGTTCATCCGGCCAGCGCCACGGAGATCGTGGGTCCCTTCCGCCAGGCCGTGCTGCCGGATCTCCTGGATGTCATCGGTCGTCCCCATGAGCGGCACTGCGGCCTGCTGGTGCCTCCAGTCACTTATCAGCCGGCCTGGCCGGAGTTCTATCAGGGGTTCCGGTTCTACAGCCTGCACCGGCCAGGCACCCCGGGCAATGAGCTGGACTGGCGAACCTGGGTCGTGGGCATTGCATATATGAACGGCCATCCCTACGTGGCCGTGCTCATGCAATTTTTCTGGGAGCCTTAG
- a CDS encoding N-acetylmuramoyl-L-alanine amidase has protein sequence MRISWGRSRAATGFSRHRWRTLLALALGIGLLALLGLAWRGMAAVARPQQESSSICFYIDPLDSRVRCAPRFFSQAATTITDRVSLRLQALVAGPTAEERAAGLWSPLPPGARVASFQWSGHGLTLYLELPASYLERTGGAEPMLNPWTIDQAAYLFLRHLEPFGVQNVQLMARNPQDGRFYALSWFLRETPPVNKPTELARARGEPLTPMSAAGQLPAYSRPQAQGFLSGKAVYLSAGHGWYWYAPGGRWLTQRGNTNGLVEDLNNAETVNQFLIQYLFNAGADVWPVRERDMNPWEGIADNDNPQVYQEQGSWSPGTLPGYNGGTYRTALTALGAVTAQAVWTLMPPRDGIYAVYVWYTSGSNRSTDAQFLIEHAGGRSEVRINQQGHGYTWRYLGSFPFRGGQPARVILTNRTDRPENLNRVVVADAVRIGGGMGTMTGDGPPPSPGPSGRPRWEEAARYWAKYQGAPPSVYDPFQCSSYSACGDLIDDVTARPRYVEWEREPFDDPVYFSFHTNAYNGTLRGTESYVYDNSDPNYRRTPGSLELQDAIHTQVIQDIRAGWDPNWIDRGKKQANLGELRLLSTMPGVLLEAAFHDNPQDAAALKDPRFAMLVARAIYKGIVRYYAQRDGRSPVFLPEPPQAPVARQTGPGQVTLSWQPSPSDGGVLLGHPATAYKVYTSTDGFAWGDGVLVNGTSYTLSGLPEGTTLFFRVTGLNAGGESFPTPVVGVRVGPWGAPRLLLVDGFDRLDGAMRPTEDLGGSLGVVTRMPIARMNAFDALAHVGRALAMPFDGATDEAVSGGSIGLEGYPIVLWLLGEEGFSEPTLDDGARARLRSFLANGGRLILSGSNVGQDLGQRDPGFLTDALRTGFVADDAGTRTVRPVSGGLLDGVGDLTLDDGTMGSHRVTTPDVLAPGRDAQALMQYPDGQAAATFYGAPCPQVAVFGFPLESAWPMAARAALLSRLLDAMTRCGAPPETTITTPVPNALLNQVPVIAGTASPSDITGVQVALQRTADQQWWTGNGWGAGPVWLTATGRLSWSWTPPSDLADGTYGVLARAVRGTTVDPTPAAVTFTLDRTPPGVPTLITPTVTATYTPPIRFEWAPTGSEPPAGYVLILNSARFTVTATSFMANLMPGEYQWTVAAFDAAGNLSSTPPPVRFYVGPGARGSTLYLPLILRGAETTPPPPPACEERLRNGGFEADLTGTWEILNPGAPIARVQSPVHEGQWAVRLGDLQATSASYATLWQRVTLDGTRATLTLWRLPQIRDRGDRFYIGFRNARNEWVPLLVDQANTGTWELVSLDLTPYVGQIITLTIGVYNNGSGLGSAAVIDGVHLEVCR, from the coding sequence ATGAGGATCTCCTGGGGACGATCGAGAGCCGCCACCGGGTTTTCCCGACACCGGTGGCGGACGTTGCTCGCGCTGGCGCTGGGGATCGGCCTTCTGGCCCTCTTGGGGCTGGCGTGGCGAGGCATGGCGGCGGTGGCCCGCCCCCAGCAGGAGAGCTCCTCGATCTGCTTTTACATCGATCCTCTCGATAGCCGGGTCCGGTGCGCTCCTCGTTTCTTTTCTCAAGCAGCCACGACCATCACCGACCGGGTTTCCCTTCGCCTCCAGGCTCTGGTCGCCGGGCCGACGGCCGAGGAACGGGCGGCTGGATTGTGGTCCCCGCTACCCCCCGGAGCCCGCGTCGCCAGTTTCCAGTGGTCCGGTCATGGGCTCACGCTCTACCTGGAGCTGCCCGCCTCTTATCTGGAGCGGACCGGCGGGGCGGAGCCGATGCTCAATCCGTGGACCATCGATCAGGCGGCTTATCTCTTCCTACGGCATCTGGAGCCCTTCGGGGTGCAGAACGTGCAGTTGATGGCCCGGAACCCTCAGGATGGGCGGTTTTATGCCCTCTCCTGGTTCCTCCGGGAAACCCCGCCCGTCAATAAACCCACCGAGCTCGCGCGGGCGAGGGGAGAGCCTCTGACTCCTATGAGCGCTGCCGGCCAGCTCCCTGCCTACAGCCGCCCTCAAGCTCAGGGGTTCCTGAGCGGAAAGGCTGTTTATCTGAGCGCGGGCCACGGCTGGTACTGGTATGCGCCGGGCGGCCGCTGGTTGACTCAGCGGGGGAACACCAATGGGCTGGTGGAAGATCTGAACAACGCGGAGACCGTCAACCAGTTCCTGATCCAGTATCTCTTTAACGCGGGGGCGGATGTCTGGCCAGTTCGAGAACGGGATATGAACCCCTGGGAAGGGATCGCGGACAATGATAACCCTCAGGTGTATCAGGAGCAGGGCTCCTGGTCCCCGGGCACCCTCCCGGGCTACAACGGCGGCACCTACCGCACGGCCCTGACGGCTCTGGGAGCCGTCACCGCCCAGGCCGTCTGGACACTGATGCCGCCCCGGGATGGCATCTATGCCGTTTACGTCTGGTATACGAGCGGCTCGAACCGGAGCACAGACGCGCAGTTCCTGATCGAGCATGCCGGGGGCCGCAGCGAGGTTCGGATCAACCAGCAGGGCCACGGCTATACTTGGCGCTATCTGGGCTCCTTCCCCTTCCGCGGCGGGCAGCCCGCCCGGGTGATCCTCACCAACCGGACCGATCGCCCGGAGAACCTGAACCGCGTGGTGGTGGCGGACGCTGTTCGGATCGGTGGGGGAATGGGCACGATGACCGGAGATGGGCCCCCGCCCAGCCCCGGGCCAAGCGGGCGACCGCGCTGGGAGGAAGCCGCTCGCTACTGGGCGAAATACCAGGGGGCTCCGCCTTCGGTCTACGATCCTTTTCAGTGCTCCAGTTATAGCGCATGCGGGGATTTGATTGATGACGTAACCGCTCGCCCCCGTTATGTGGAGTGGGAGCGGGAGCCCTTCGATGATCCGGTTTACTTCTCGTTCCACACAAACGCCTATAATGGGACCCTGCGAGGGACAGAATCGTATGTTTATGACAACAGCGATCCGAACTACCGGCGAACGCCGGGAAGCCTGGAGCTCCAGGATGCGATCCATACCCAGGTGATCCAGGATATCCGGGCCGGCTGGGATCCGAACTGGATCGACCGGGGGAAGAAACAGGCCAATCTGGGGGAATTGCGCCTCCTTTCGACGATGCCCGGTGTCCTCCTGGAAGCGGCGTTCCATGACAACCCGCAGGACGCCGCCGCGCTCAAGGATCCTCGCTTCGCTATGCTGGTGGCCCGGGCGATCTATAAGGGGATCGTGCGCTATTACGCGCAGCGGGATGGCCGCTCCCCGGTCTTCCTGCCGGAGCCTCCCCAGGCCCCAGTGGCCCGTCAAACAGGGCCAGGCCAGGTGACGCTTTCCTGGCAACCTTCGCCCAGCGATGGCGGTGTGCTCCTGGGCCATCCGGCCACGGCCTACAAGGTTTATACCAGCACCGATGGATTCGCCTGGGGGGATGGGGTTCTCGTCAACGGCACCTCCTACACGCTTTCCGGTCTGCCGGAGGGCACGACGCTCTTCTTCCGCGTGACCGGTCTGAACGCGGGCGGCGAATCCTTCCCCACCCCGGTCGTCGGGGTGCGGGTTGGGCCATGGGGCGCGCCCCGGCTGCTCCTCGTGGACGGCTTCGATCGGCTGGACGGGGCGATGCGGCCGACAGAGGATCTGGGGGGAAGCCTGGGGGTGGTGACGCGGATGCCGATCGCCCGGATGAACGCGTTCGACGCGCTGGCCCATGTGGGCCGCGCCCTCGCGATGCCCTTCGATGGGGCGACCGATGAGGCGGTCTCCGGCGGGTCTATCGGCCTGGAGGGCTATCCCATTGTCCTGTGGCTGCTGGGCGAGGAGGGATTCTCGGAGCCGACCCTGGACGACGGGGCCCGGGCCCGGTTACGCAGCTTTCTGGCGAACGGCGGGCGGCTGATCCTCAGCGGGTCCAACGTCGGCCAGGATCTCGGTCAACGGGATCCGGGCTTTCTGACCGATGCCCTCCGGACGGGCTTCGTCGCCGACGACGCCGGGACCCGGACCGTCCGCCCCGTTTCGGGGGGCCTGCTGGATGGGGTTGGGGATCTGACCCTGGATGATGGAACGATGGGGAGCCACCGGGTCACCACGCCGGATGTGCTCGCCCCCGGGCGTGACGCGCAGGCTCTCATGCAGTATCCGGATGGGCAGGCGGCGGCGACGTTCTATGGCGCGCCATGCCCGCAGGTGGCCGTCTTCGGGTTCCCCCTGGAAAGCGCATGGCCGATGGCGGCGCGCGCGGCCCTCCTCTCCCGATTGCTGGACGCGATGACTCGATGCGGGGCGCCCCCTGAGACCACGATCACGACTCCTGTCCCCAATGCCTTGCTGAACCAGGTCCCGGTGATCGCTGGAACCGCCTCCCCTTCGGACATCACAGGGGTCCAGGTGGCGCTTCAGCGGACAGCGGATCAGCAATGGTGGACGGGGAATGGATGGGGCGCGGGACCCGTCTGGCTAACGGCCACCGGGCGGCTTTCCTGGTCCTGGACGCCCCCCTCCGATCTGGCGGATGGGACCTATGGCGTGCTGGCCCGGGCAGTGCGGGGGACAACGGTGGATCCCACGCCGGCGGCGGTCACCTTCACGCTGGATCGGACACCCCCCGGAGTGCCGACGCTGATCACCCCGACGGTCACCGCCACGTATACGCCGCCCATTCGCTTCGAGTGGGCACCGACCGGATCGGAGCCTCCCGCCGGGTATGTGCTCATCCTCAACAGCGCCCGCTTTACCGTAACAGCGACCAGTTTCATGGCCAATCTGATGCCCGGGGAGTATCAGTGGACGGTTGCCGCCTTCGACGCCGCGGGCAACCTCTCCAGCACACCGCCGCCCGTGCGGTTCTATGTCGGCCCGGGCGCTCGGGGATCCACCCTGTATCTGCCTTTGATCCTGCGGGGAGCGGAGACGACGCCGCCCCCACCGCCGGCCTGTGAGGAACGGCTGCGCAATGGAGGGTTCGAAGCCGATCTAACAGGGACCTGGGAGATCCTGAACCCGGGCGCTCCCATCGCGCGGGTCCAGAGCCCGGTCCATGAGGGGCAGTGGGCTGTCCGCCTGGGTGACCTCCAGGCGACCTCCGCCTCTTACGCCACCCTCTGGCAGCGAGTGACCCTGGATGGCACCCGGGCGACCCTTACCCTGTGGCGTCTCCCGCAGATCCGGGATCGCGGAGATCGCTTCTACATCGGTTTCCGGAACGCGCGCAATGAGTGGGTGCCCCTGCTGGTGGATCAGGCGAACACCGGGACATGGGAGCTGGTGAGCCTGGACCTGACGCCGTATGTAGGGCAGATCATTACACTGACCATCGGCGTTTATAACAATGGAAGCGGGTTAGGGAGCGCTGCGGTGATCGATGGGGTTCACCTGGAGGTCTGTCGTTAG